A window of the Chloroflexus sp. Y-396-1 genome harbors these coding sequences:
- a CDS encoding hydantoinase B/oxoprolinase family protein, with protein MATNLKIATIPQIDIDPVTLDIIENALKNTRYEMDAVLYRTAMSPVIREQHDQFPMITDPYGRMIVGQFGSYIAGLLDNWDQTIEPGDVILLSDPYLCGGAISHINDLLVMLPIFYGEGDDRELIGWASMFGHAQDVGGPLPGSLPTTATTIFGEGLRLPPVKIYERGKLNRAVLDIMLNNVRQPEMNRADLMAIIASCRTAEKRVIELCNRFGKDVYLAATQALLDRTYRAMKELIVRNLPEEPQSFEDYVDDDGLGNGPFKMKLTIWREGHEAYFDWTGTDPQAMGPINFYLNESMFKMFIGVYLIMVFDPQILFNDGFYPLLHVTMPKGSLIQPEFPAALGCRTHALTRLFDVLGGALAKRAPEFTTAAGYGTSPYLLYSGYDKDGEFFYLMEINYGGIPGRPIGDGMDGHSWWPLFTNIPTEYLESYYPIRIERYTSIMDSGGAGFHRGGNGIEKIYTFLEPGEISIHDDRWLTPPWGIVGGKPGSRSSKLLVRTDGSKQVLPSKCDQIAVEPGDQLIYRTAGGGGWKDPLTRPPEAVQRDVRYGLVSREKALNDYGVVLRDDLTIDEAATEAKRAELAAARGEIKSFDFGPPLDELLANAEAETGLPAPRKPQPVRWAVARAARRERMATSQPSAVTAD; from the coding sequence ATGGCAACGAATCTCAAAATTGCGACCATTCCCCAAATCGATATTGATCCGGTGACTCTCGACATCATCGAGAATGCGCTTAAGAACACGCGCTACGAAATGGATGCAGTGCTTTATCGCACCGCAATGAGTCCGGTGATCCGTGAACAACATGACCAGTTTCCAATGATTACAGACCCGTATGGCCGGATGATTGTCGGTCAATTCGGCTCGTATATTGCCGGTCTGCTCGACAACTGGGATCAGACCATCGAGCCTGGCGATGTTATTTTGCTCTCCGATCCCTATCTTTGCGGCGGTGCCATCAGTCATATCAACGATCTCCTCGTTATGCTGCCCATTTTTTACGGTGAAGGCGACGATCGTGAATTGATCGGCTGGGCCAGCATGTTCGGCCATGCCCAGGATGTTGGCGGGCCATTGCCTGGCTCGCTACCGACCACTGCTACCACCATCTTCGGTGAAGGGTTGCGCCTGCCCCCGGTCAAAATCTACGAGCGAGGTAAACTCAACCGTGCTGTCCTCGATATTATGCTCAACAATGTGCGCCAACCCGAAATGAATCGGGCTGACCTCATGGCAATTATTGCCAGTTGCCGTACTGCCGAAAAGCGGGTGATCGAGTTATGCAACCGCTTCGGCAAAGATGTCTACCTGGCTGCCACCCAGGCGCTGCTTGATCGCACATACCGGGCGATGAAGGAGCTGATTGTCCGTAACCTGCCCGAAGAGCCACAGTCGTTCGAGGATTATGTGGATGACGATGGTCTGGGGAATGGTCCGTTTAAGATGAAGCTGACGATCTGGCGTGAGGGCCACGAAGCCTATTTCGATTGGACGGGAACCGACCCCCAGGCGATGGGGCCAATCAATTTCTATCTCAACGAGTCGATGTTCAAGATGTTCATCGGCGTCTACCTGATTATGGTCTTCGACCCCCAAATCCTGTTCAATGACGGCTTCTACCCCCTCCTCCACGTCACCATGCCCAAAGGAAGCTTGATCCAGCCTGAATTTCCGGCTGCCCTCGGTTGTCGCACCCACGCCCTGACCCGCCTGTTCGACGTGCTCGGCGGTGCACTTGCCAAACGAGCACCAGAATTTACGACTGCTGCCGGTTATGGTACCTCGCCTTACCTGCTCTACTCTGGCTACGACAAGGATGGCGAGTTCTTCTACCTGATGGAGATCAACTACGGCGGTATCCCCGGTCGCCCAATTGGCGATGGTATGGATGGTCACTCGTGGTGGCCCTTGTTCACCAATATTCCTACCGAATATCTGGAGAGCTATTATCCGATTCGTATTGAACGCTATACCAGCATCATGGACTCCGGAGGCGCCGGTTTTCATCGCGGCGGGAATGGTATCGAGAAGATTTACACCTTTCTCGAACCAGGCGAAATTTCAATTCACGATGATCGCTGGTTAACACCACCGTGGGGAATTGTAGGCGGAAAACCGGGGAGTCGATCCAGTAAGCTTCTGGTGCGCACCGACGGTAGCAAACAGGTACTGCCCAGTAAGTGCGACCAAATTGCCGTAGAGCCGGGCGACCAACTGATCTATCGTACTGCTGGCGGTGGTGGCTGGAAAGACCCATTGACTCGCCCCCCAGAAGCGGTTCAACGCGATGTACGCTATGGTCTGGTCAGTCGCGAGAAGGCGTTGAACGATTACGGTGTCGTGCTTCGCGATGATCTCACGATTGACGAAGCGGCTACCGAGGCCAAACGGGCCGAACTGGCTGCCGCACGTGGCGAAATTAAGAGTTTCGATTTTGGTCCACCGCTTGACGAGCTACTGGCAAACGCCGAAGCCGAAACCGGTCTACCGGCACCTCGCAAGCCCCAACCGGTACGTTGGGCAGTTGCCCGCGCTGCCCGTCGCGAGCGAATGGCCACTTCCCAACCATCAGCCGTCACCGCTGATTAA
- a CDS encoding N-carbamoylsarcosine amidohydrolase has protein sequence MTDYDHLAADYRQHGLAGRVGFGQSPALLVIDFIKAYTTPGSPLYAAPGVPDAVRASQPLLAAARAAAIPIIFTTVVYASDGRDGGIFIQKVPALRQLTHDSPLVAIVDELRPQPNELVIEKKYASAFFGTHLAATLTAMRVDTLIMVGCSTSGCIRASAVDGMQHGFRVIVPRECVGDRAPEPHLANLFDIDSKYGDVVSLAEVLTYLERLSHSITS, from the coding sequence ATGACCGATTACGACCACCTAGCTGCCGATTACCGCCAGCACGGATTGGCTGGTCGCGTCGGCTTTGGTCAATCACCCGCCTTGCTCGTCATCGACTTCATTAAGGCTTATACCACACCTGGCTCGCCCCTTTATGCCGCGCCGGGGGTTCCAGATGCTGTGCGGGCCAGTCAGCCACTGCTGGCTGCTGCCCGTGCTGCTGCCATTCCCATTATCTTCACAACTGTTGTCTACGCCAGTGATGGCCGAGATGGCGGTATCTTCATTCAGAAAGTCCCTGCACTCCGTCAACTCACCCACGACTCACCACTTGTCGCCATTGTTGATGAACTCCGCCCCCAACCCAATGAACTAGTCATCGAAAAGAAATACGCCAGTGCCTTCTTCGGTACCCATCTTGCTGCGACCCTGACTGCAATGCGAGTTGATACGCTGATTATGGTCGGGTGTTCGACCAGTGGTTGCATCAGGGCCAGTGCAGTTGACGGAATGCAGCATGGCTTCCGCGTCATTGTACCCCGTGAGTGTGTCGGCGACCGTGCGCCTGAACCACACCTCGCCAATCTATTCGATATTGATAGCAAATACGGCGATGTCGTGAGTCTTGCAGAGGTGCTGACCTACCTCGAACGGTTGAGCCATTCCATCACTTCCTAA
- the nadD gene encoding nicotinate-nucleotide adenylyltransferase, with product MTTLRRLGIYGGAFDPIHFGHLAIAEEARWACCLDQVLIIPAASQPLKPGHYAAAHHRLKMVKLACASNPALIPSKLELERPPPSYTIDTLRICQVQYGTDVELVLIVGADAAADLPRWRDCEQIAHIARLAIVHRPGYTLRLDSIVAAIPALADRITVIEGPQLAISSTDLRRRLADGRPVRYQLPDAVLDYIIQHRLYQAEE from the coding sequence ATGACTACTCTTCGCCGGTTAGGGATCTACGGTGGCGCATTCGATCCGATTCATTTCGGCCACCTGGCAATTGCTGAAGAGGCACGCTGGGCTTGTTGCCTCGATCAGGTGCTCATCATCCCGGCTGCTTCGCAGCCGCTGAAACCAGGACATTATGCCGCTGCTCATCATCGGCTGAAAATGGTCAAGCTGGCTTGTGCCAGTAATCCAGCACTCATCCCTTCTAAGCTTGAGCTGGAACGTCCGCCACCGTCGTACACCATCGACACGCTTCGTATCTGTCAGGTCCAGTATGGAACCGACGTAGAACTGGTTCTCATCGTCGGTGCTGATGCGGCTGCCGATTTACCACGCTGGCGCGATTGTGAACAGATTGCACACATCGCCCGCCTGGCAATCGTGCACCGTCCGGGTTACACCCTCCGTCTGGACTCAATTGTTGCTGCAATACCCGCCCTTGCCGACCGCATTACTGTCATTGAAGGACCACAACTTGCTATCTCCAGCACCGATCTTCGTCGTCGTCTCGCCGACGGTCGACCGGTACGGTACCAGTTGCCCGATGCAGTTCTTGACTATATCATCCAACACCGCCTGTATCAGGCAGAGGAATAA
- the rsmG gene encoding 16S rRNA (guanine(527)-N(7))-methyltransferase RsmG encodes MTDNAEQLLRETTAEWGIPLSDTQIVQFQRYLDELTIWNERFNLTAIHDREAMVRRHLLDSLWLARVWPVIPDSLIDIGSGAGFPALPLKIAYPALPVTLVEATAKKVTFLQHIIDCLNLSGVRVLNERIEAVGRNPTERERYQIVTARAVAELRVLVEYALPLLRVGGHLLAPKGRNPAAEIAAAYSALRQLGGEISSCLPVTIPGEEPRSLVIVTKVAPTPSHFPRAIGVPARRPL; translated from the coding sequence ATGACCGACAATGCCGAACAGTTGCTCAGAGAAACAACTGCCGAGTGGGGTATCCCGCTGAGCGATACCCAGATTGTCCAGTTTCAGCGTTACCTCGACGAGTTGACGATCTGGAATGAGCGGTTTAATCTCACTGCTATCCACGACCGTGAGGCAATGGTGCGTCGCCATCTGCTCGACTCGCTCTGGCTGGCCCGTGTTTGGCCGGTAATCCCCGATAGCCTAATCGATATTGGCAGTGGCGCTGGCTTTCCTGCGCTGCCGCTCAAAATTGCTTATCCTGCACTTCCGGTAACTCTAGTCGAAGCTACTGCAAAGAAAGTAACCTTTTTGCAGCATATCATTGATTGTCTCAACCTCAGTGGCGTGCGCGTCTTAAACGAGCGGATCGAAGCAGTGGGACGCAACCCCACTGAACGCGAACGCTACCAGATTGTGACTGCCCGTGCCGTAGCTGAGTTGCGAGTCCTGGTTGAATACGCGCTTCCGCTCTTGCGGGTCGGCGGACATTTGCTGGCACCAAAGGGACGAAACCCAGCAGCAGAGATCGCAGCGGCCTATTCCGCCCTGCGACAGCTCGGCGGTGAAATCAGCTCTTGTCTACCGGTCACCATCCCGGGTGAAGAACCACGTAGCCTGGTAATAGTCACGAAAGTCGCCCCTACACCCTCCCACTTCCCACGTGCTATTGGTGTGCCAGCACGCCGACCGTTATAA
- a CDS encoding PspA/IM30 family protein — protein sequence MSILGRIKDLISANINALLDKAEDPEKMANEYLRQLTNELYEARTGVAQAMADETRLEQRRIAAEAEVEQWQIKAERALRAGDEALAKAALARKVQAQKLAEQYRAQEKAQEEQVEALQQALIDLETRIAEVKARKELIIAKKNRAQTQEALQRTAASIGRVSALDKLDQLEEKVDDRLAKAEAMAKLEGDTLEARFRQLEKDTEVDVELAELKRKLGLS from the coding sequence ATGTCCATTCTCGGTCGGATCAAAGATTTGATCAGTGCTAACATCAATGCCCTGCTCGACAAAGCGGAGGACCCGGAGAAGATGGCGAACGAATACCTACGCCAATTAACCAACGAGTTGTACGAAGCACGAACCGGCGTTGCCCAAGCTATGGCTGACGAAACACGCCTCGAGCAGCGTCGTATCGCGGCTGAAGCAGAAGTGGAGCAGTGGCAAATAAAGGCCGAGCGCGCCCTCCGTGCTGGCGATGAAGCCCTGGCCAAAGCTGCCCTGGCGCGCAAGGTTCAGGCGCAGAAACTTGCCGAACAGTACCGTGCCCAGGAAAAGGCGCAAGAAGAGCAGGTCGAAGCACTCCAGCAGGCCCTCATTGACCTCGAAACACGGATTGCTGAAGTGAAAGCCCGCAAAGAGCTGATCATCGCCAAGAAGAATCGCGCCCAAACCCAGGAAGCACTCCAGCGCACGGCAGCTTCGATTGGTCGAGTTAGTGCTCTCGATAAGCTCGATCAGCTTGAAGAAAAGGTCGATGACCGCCTGGCAAAGGCCGAAGCAATGGCTAAGCTTGAAGGTGATACCTTAGAGGCGCGCTTCCGCCAGCTTGAAAAAGATACCGAGGTAGATGTCGAACTGGCCGAACTGAAGCGTAAGCTGGGCTTGAGCTGA
- a CDS encoding thymidine kinase — protein MTRPGDGGRIEVICGCMYSGKTEELIRRMRQVRIARQSYRIFTPRMDTRYAEGQVASHSGSRLEAITVSTMREILAHAGDVQVVAIDELHLFDDDPAEMVRGCQWLADRGARVIVAGLDLNYRAEPFPAMMHLLALAEQVDKLYAICVKCGAYATRSQRLIDGKPAPANAPTIVVGGLDMYEARCRACYEPAL, from the coding sequence ATGACACGTCCAGGTGATGGTGGGCGAATCGAAGTCATTTGCGGTTGTATGTACAGCGGCAAGACCGAAGAGCTGATTCGCCGTATGCGGCAGGTACGCATTGCCCGGCAATCGTACCGTATCTTTACCCCACGTATGGATACTCGTTATGCCGAGGGGCAGGTAGCAAGTCACAGCGGGAGTCGGCTAGAGGCGATTACCGTGTCAACGATGCGCGAAATTCTTGCTCATGCTGGCGATGTGCAGGTTGTAGCGATTGATGAACTACATCTCTTCGACGATGATCCGGCTGAGATGGTGCGCGGTTGTCAATGGCTGGCCGACCGGGGTGCGCGAGTGATTGTCGCCGGTCTCGATCTGAATTACCGCGCCGAGCCATTTCCGGCGATGATGCACCTGTTGGCGTTAGCCGAGCAGGTCGATAAGCTGTACGCGATTTGTGTCAAGTGCGGAGCGTATGCGACACGCTCGCAACGATTAATTGATGGCAAGCCGGCACCGGCAAATGCACCAACGATTGTGGTCGGCGGGCTAGATATGTATGAAGCACGATGCCGCGCTTGTTACGAACCGGCGTTGTAG
- a CDS encoding TIGR00730 family Rossman fold protein → MSRQTEDERLLQTEPIRQPYHFTHTDTWRVLRIMGEFVEGFENMAGLGPAVSIFGSARILSDSPIYAAAVETARLLAQAGFTIITGGGPGLMEAANKGARAGGGRSVGCTIELPFESGANPFVDLEVRFRYFFIRKIMFVKYAQAFVIFPGGFGTLDELFEALTLIQTGKIHDFPVILYGSEFWQGMVDWARHTLLANGTISQSDLERLQICDDPQQICAQIVASYQQRYGKRGNEPWTH, encoded by the coding sequence ATGTCACGCCAGACTGAAGACGAACGCCTATTGCAGACCGAACCTATTCGACAACCATACCACTTCACCCATACCGATACCTGGCGGGTATTACGGATTATGGGCGAATTCGTCGAAGGCTTTGAGAATATGGCCGGCCTGGGTCCGGCAGTCTCAATTTTCGGCTCAGCCCGCATTTTATCCGATTCGCCAATCTACGCAGCTGCCGTCGAAACTGCCCGCCTCCTGGCTCAGGCAGGCTTTACAATTATCACCGGCGGTGGTCCCGGTTTGATGGAAGCCGCCAACAAAGGTGCACGTGCAGGTGGTGGTCGTTCAGTTGGCTGCACCATCGAATTACCATTTGAATCCGGCGCCAATCCCTTCGTTGATCTCGAAGTGCGCTTCCGCTATTTCTTCATTCGCAAAATCATGTTTGTTAAATACGCTCAGGCATTTGTCATCTTCCCCGGCGGCTTTGGCACACTCGACGAACTGTTCGAGGCGCTGACCCTGATTCAAACAGGAAAAATTCACGATTTTCCAGTTATTCTCTATGGCTCTGAGTTCTGGCAGGGTATGGTCGATTGGGCACGTCATACCTTGCTCGCCAACGGCACCATTTCGCAAAGTGATCTTGAGCGGCTGCAAATTTGTGATGACCCGCAACAGATTTGTGCTCAGATTGTTGCATCGTATCAACAACGGTATGGGAAACGAGGGAACGAGCCGTGGACACACTGA
- a CDS encoding 5-(carboxyamino)imidazole ribonucleotide synthase, whose protein sequence is MASNDIVGESTMRIGIFGGGQLAQMLTQAAISLGVEIAIYERLPDSPAARYTQYAVVGPWEDETVLTAFARRCDLVTLENEFIDASILERIEAHGVPVLPRPATVAVVQDKLWQKERLATAGLTVPPFRSVTTPDNVLTAAQEFGWPLVLKTRRNGYDGYGNATIRSAEEVIPAWERLTRGGSPLLVEAWVPFVCELAVMVVRGRDGTTLAYPVVETVQQNHICHVVRVPAPVDANLAARATDLAVAAIQAVDGVGIFGVELFALADGQVLINELAPRPHNSGHYTIEACVTSQFENHLRAVLGWPLGPTTLRTPAAVMVNLLGQRNGPINPSAIVAALAVPGAHVHFYGKREERIGRKMGHVTALGATLAEAEAIARRAAALVAMPEQMN, encoded by the coding sequence TTGGCATCTAATGACATTGTTGGTGAATCAACTATGCGGATCGGTATTTTTGGAGGCGGTCAACTGGCCCAAATGCTCACGCAGGCCGCAATATCACTGGGGGTTGAAATAGCCATTTACGAGCGGCTACCCGATAGTCCGGCAGCCCGCTACACTCAATATGCAGTCGTTGGCCCCTGGGAAGACGAGACGGTCTTGACGGCCTTTGCCCGCCGGTGCGATTTGGTCACGTTAGAGAATGAGTTTATTGACGCCTCGATACTTGAGCGTATCGAGGCGCACGGTGTTCCGGTCTTGCCGCGACCGGCAACGGTGGCAGTTGTACAAGATAAGTTATGGCAGAAGGAGCGATTGGCCACTGCCGGGCTGACAGTCCCACCATTCCGGTCAGTGACGACACCAGACAATGTGTTGACTGCGGCGCAAGAGTTTGGCTGGCCGCTCGTGTTGAAGACACGCCGTAATGGTTACGATGGGTACGGAAATGCAACCATTCGCAGCGCTGAAGAGGTGATACCGGCCTGGGAGCGGCTTACCCGCGGCGGTAGTCCGTTGCTGGTTGAGGCATGGGTACCGTTTGTGTGTGAGCTGGCAGTGATGGTTGTACGTGGACGTGACGGCACGACACTGGCCTACCCTGTCGTCGAAACAGTACAGCAGAATCACATTTGTCATGTGGTACGGGTACCGGCGCCGGTCGATGCAAACCTGGCAGCGCGGGCAACCGATCTGGCAGTAGCAGCAATTCAGGCCGTTGATGGGGTCGGTATTTTTGGCGTTGAGCTATTTGCACTCGCTGATGGGCAGGTGCTCATCAATGAACTGGCGCCACGTCCACACAATTCCGGTCACTACACGATTGAAGCCTGCGTGACGTCGCAGTTTGAAAATCACCTGCGCGCCGTGTTGGGTTGGCCGCTTGGCCCAACCACCTTGCGAACACCGGCCGCTGTGATGGTGAATCTGCTGGGGCAGCGTAATGGCCCGATCAATCCGTCGGCTATTGTTGCAGCGCTAGCCGTTCCAGGGGCACACGTTCATTTTTATGGCAAGCGGGAAGAGCGGATTGGACGTAAAATGGGCCATGTTACAGCACTTGGTGCGACATTGGCCGAAGCAGAAGCCATTGCCCGACGCGCCGCAGCCCTGGTTGCAATGCCAGAACAAATGAACTAG
- the purE gene encoding 5-(carboxyamino)imidazole ribonucleotide mutase: MSDHPLVGIIMGSDSDLPTMQGAIDVCREFGIPYEARIVSAHRTPLDMAEYGMTAHQRGIRVIIAGAGGAAHLPGMIAAHSPLPVIGVPVPSKALNGLDSLLSIVQMPAGVPVATVAIGNGRNAGLLAVQILASADPALLAQVLAYKERIAAESRAKNRIFTET; the protein is encoded by the coding sequence ATGTCTGATCATCCGTTAGTAGGTATCATCATGGGGAGTGACAGCGACTTGCCAACGATGCAGGGTGCTATCGATGTTTGTCGCGAATTCGGCATTCCCTACGAAGCGCGTATTGTCTCGGCCCACCGCACACCACTCGATATGGCCGAGTATGGTATGACCGCACACCAGCGTGGTATTCGGGTTATCATTGCCGGTGCTGGTGGAGCAGCCCATTTGCCTGGGATGATTGCTGCCCACTCGCCGTTGCCGGTGATCGGTGTCCCGGTGCCCAGTAAGGCGCTTAATGGTCTGGATTCACTGCTCTCGATTGTGCAGATGCCGGCAGGTGTGCCGGTGGCAACCGTTGCTATCGGCAACGGACGTAACGCTGGCTTGCTGGCAGTGCAGATACTGGCAAGCGCTGATCCGGCACTCTTAGCCCAGGTGCTAGCTTACAAAGAGCGTATAGCTGCCGAGTCGCGAGCAAAAAACCGTATCTTTACGGAAACGTGA
- the rfbB gene encoding dTDP-glucose 4,6-dehydratase, whose product MQNFLITGGAGFIGSNFVHYMLDTYTDYRIVVYDKLTYAGNLANLASVANDPRFTFVRGDICDIDTVREVVRTYKIDTIVNFAAETHVDRSIMAPDAVVRTNVNGTWTLLEVAREFQLERFHQISTDEVYGAIPAPRRSREGDPLEPRSPYSASKAGAEHLVYAYYITYGVPITITRGSNNIGPYHYPEKAVPLFTTNAIDNLPLPIYGDGLQVRDYQYVLDHCEAIDFVLHKGQIGEVYNVGTEVETPNIEMARKILDILGKPYSLIQHVTDRAGHDRRYALDCSKLRALGWRSRHTFDEALEKTVRWFVEHEDWWRPIKSGEYMEYYRRQYVERR is encoded by the coding sequence ATGCAAAATTTCCTTATTACTGGCGGAGCCGGGTTTATTGGCAGTAACTTTGTCCATTACATGCTTGATACATATACCGATTATCGGATCGTGGTGTACGATAAACTTACGTATGCCGGTAATCTAGCAAATCTGGCGTCGGTTGCCAATGATCCGCGCTTCACATTCGTGCGGGGCGATATTTGCGATATTGATACGGTACGCGAGGTAGTGCGTACCTACAAGATCGATACCATTGTCAATTTTGCCGCTGAGACCCACGTCGATCGGTCAATAATGGCGCCCGATGCAGTAGTACGTACTAATGTGAACGGAACCTGGACCTTGCTCGAAGTAGCCCGCGAGTTTCAACTTGAACGTTTCCATCAGATCAGTACCGATGAGGTGTATGGCGCAATTCCGGCCCCCCGCCGCTCGCGAGAGGGCGATCCTCTTGAACCGCGCAGCCCCTACTCGGCGAGTAAGGCTGGCGCCGAGCACCTAGTGTATGCCTACTACATTACGTATGGGGTACCAATAACGATTACCCGCGGTTCAAATAATATTGGGCCGTACCACTATCCTGAAAAGGCGGTTCCCCTCTTTACAACGAATGCCATTGATAATTTACCTCTACCGATCTATGGTGATGGGTTGCAGGTGCGTGACTACCAATATGTCCTTGACCACTGTGAAGCGATTGATTTTGTGCTCCACAAAGGCCAGATCGGCGAGGTGTATAACGTCGGCACAGAGGTTGAGACGCCGAACATCGAAATGGCGCGCAAGATTCTCGATATTCTCGGTAAGCCGTACAGTCTAATCCAACACGTCACCGATCGCGCCGGTCATGACCGACGTTATGCGCTTGATTGCTCGAAACTGCGGGCATTGGGCTGGCGTTCACGCCATACATTCGATGAAGCACTCGAAAAGACGGTGCGCTGGTTTGTCGAGCATGAAGACTGGTGGCGCCCGATCAAGTCAGGCGAGTATATGGAGTATTATCGGCGCCAGTATGTTGAGCGCAGGTAA